The Halorientalis sp. IM1011 genome window below encodes:
- the fdhF gene encoding formate dehydrogenase subunit alpha, which yields MSNDQQNPIKTICPYCGVGCGIQVRPGEEPGDMRFMPWGDAPVNEGRICIKGGAATEVVDHEDRLTEPLIRDDDGEFREATWEDAFERIVDELERIREEHGPDAMGFYGSSKVMNEENYLLQKLARRYGTNNVDNCTRMCHASTVWALRRSLGAGAMTNSMRDLGDEADLFWIHGANPAEQHPIANSQYFRQAVLDGATVIQVDPHANKTTESFEIEDTDRHMHLQVEPGTDIPLLNIVLKTVLENDWVDEEFVDERTRGVEDLEATLEDFDKEEAAATCKVPLEDIETAAEKYATAGNAAIFTGMGMSQHTCGVDNVQNEINLALITGNLGRPGTGVNPLRGQNNVQGTCDVGAMPNVLPGYQNVDDDDARESVEAVWGFEIPPEPGLTNVEISMAAGDSIHGLYIMGENPVMSEPDANEVAERLERLEFMVVQDIFMTETAKFADVILPATSWAERGGTVTNTDRRVQRMRPVEKVHDDTRHDLDILAEVGTRLFGDDAGFDFSDPEAVFEELRQVCPSYHGMTYDLLGEEGIHWPCYEPGDEGDPYLYEEEFTTEDGLGYIEGVRHQPPAEVPDEEYPLVLTTARLIEHYNTGTMSRRSPTLNRQHPENFVDIHPADADRYGIEDDDEVTIRSRRGEITLTAQVTDDIKEGVVWTTPHFAAASANRLTNEALDERAKIPEYKAAAAEIDVRIEPTDAGAEADDD from the coding sequence ATGTCCAACGACCAACAGAATCCCATCAAAACAATTTGTCCGTACTGTGGTGTCGGGTGTGGCATCCAGGTCAGACCCGGCGAGGAACCCGGCGACATGCGGTTCATGCCGTGGGGCGATGCACCGGTCAACGAGGGACGGATCTGCATCAAAGGCGGCGCGGCGACGGAGGTAGTCGACCACGAAGATAGGTTGACAGAACCACTTATTCGAGACGACGACGGGGAGTTCCGGGAGGCCACCTGGGAGGACGCGTTCGAGCGAATCGTCGACGAACTCGAACGGATTCGCGAGGAGCACGGCCCGGACGCGATGGGCTTCTACGGCTCCTCGAAGGTGATGAACGAGGAGAACTACCTCCTCCAGAAACTCGCCCGTCGCTACGGGACGAACAACGTCGACAACTGCACGCGGATGTGTCACGCCTCGACGGTGTGGGCACTACGCCGGAGTCTCGGTGCCGGGGCGATGACCAACAGCATGCGGGATCTGGGGGACGAAGCGGACCTGTTCTGGATCCACGGCGCGAACCCGGCCGAACAGCACCCGATCGCCAACAGCCAGTACTTCCGACAGGCGGTCCTCGACGGCGCGACCGTCATCCAGGTCGACCCCCACGCCAACAAGACGACCGAGTCCTTCGAGATCGAGGACACCGACCGGCACATGCACCTCCAGGTCGAACCGGGGACCGACATCCCCCTGCTGAATATCGTCCTCAAGACGGTGCTGGAAAACGACTGGGTCGACGAGGAGTTCGTCGACGAGCGGACGCGAGGGGTCGAGGATCTGGAGGCGACGCTCGAAGACTTCGACAAGGAAGAAGCCGCAGCGACCTGCAAGGTCCCGCTCGAAGACATCGAGACGGCGGCCGAAAAGTACGCGACGGCCGGCAACGCGGCCATCTTCACCGGGATGGGGATGAGCCAGCACACCTGTGGCGTCGACAACGTCCAGAACGAGATCAACCTGGCACTGATCACGGGGAACCTCGGCCGACCGGGAACGGGCGTGAACCCGCTCCGCGGCCAGAACAACGTCCAGGGGACCTGTGACGTCGGTGCGATGCCGAACGTCCTGCCGGGCTATCAGAACGTCGACGACGACGATGCCCGGGAGTCCGTCGAGGCGGTCTGGGGCTTCGAGATCCCACCGGAACCGGGACTGACCAACGTCGAAATCTCGATGGCCGCCGGGGACAGCATTCACGGACTGTACATCATGGGCGAGAATCCCGTGATGAGCGAACCCGACGCGAACGAAGTGGCCGAACGGCTGGAGCGACTGGAGTTCATGGTCGTCCAGGACATCTTCATGACCGAGACGGCGAAGTTCGCCGACGTGATCCTGCCGGCGACCTCCTGGGCCGAGCGCGGTGGCACCGTCACCAACACTGATCGGCGCGTCCAGCGGATGCGCCCGGTCGAGAAGGTCCACGACGACACCCGACACGACCTGGATATCCTGGCGGAAGTGGGCACACGGCTGTTCGGCGACGACGCTGGCTTCGACTTCTCGGACCCCGAAGCCGTCTTCGAGGAGCTTCGGCAGGTCTGTCCCAGCTACCACGGGATGACCTACGACCTCCTCGGCGAGGAGGGCATCCACTGGCCCTGTTACGAACCCGGCGACGAAGGCGACCCGTACCTCTACGAGGAGGAGTTCACGACCGAGGACGGCCTCGGGTACATCGAGGGCGTGCGCCATCAGCCACCCGCAGAGGTGCCCGACGAGGAGTACCCGCTGGTACTGACGACTGCACGGCTCATCGAACACTACAACACGGGGACGATGAGTCGGCGCTCGCCGACGCTGAACCGCCAGCACCCGGAGAACTTCGTCGACATCCATCCCGCCGACGCCGACCGATACGGCATCGAGGACGACGACGAGGTGACGATCAGATCACGCCGCGGTGAAATCACGCTCACCGCGCAGGTCACCGACGACATCAAGGAAGGCGTCGTCTGGACGACGCCGCACTTCGCGGCCGCCTCCGCGAACAGGCTCACCAACGAGGCCCTCGACGAGCGCGCGAAGATCCCCGAATACAAGGCCGCCGCAGCAGAGATCGACGTGCGAATCGAACCCACCGACGCCGGTGCCGAGGCCGACGACGACTGA
- the fmdA gene encoding formamidase: MPEVHFEVDVDSPPDEQPGANPFNRWHPEIESVVSAEPGDRVRLECLDWTGGQIGDNDDANEVRDVDLNQVHYLSGPVEVAGAEPGDLLKVTLLDIGALNDRWEYGFTGIFSQQNGGGFLTDHFPDAAKAIWDLDGTYVSSRHVPDVHYEGKIHPGLIGTAPSEALLEEWTQREQQLIEKHEEDPGSIPDHPTGESEPPVASPPTEEGAQPGEASGDAADRIAEEGARTVPPREHGGNCDIKDLSLGSTIYFPVFVEGAKFGIGDLHASQGDGEITFCGAIEMAGYVDLQFELVKDGMDKYGVSHPIFEPGHRGPNFSEYVVFEGYSVDEDGEQHYIDSHVAYRRACLQAIDYLEQFGYTREQAYVILGTVPVEGRQSGVVDIPNACSTLALPKDVFEFDVSPDGLDEARDRGQITITDDPL, translated from the coding sequence ATGCCAGAAGTACATTTCGAGGTAGACGTCGACAGTCCGCCGGACGAACAGCCAGGAGCGAACCCGTTCAACCGCTGGCATCCCGAGATCGAGTCGGTCGTCTCCGCCGAGCCTGGTGACCGGGTCCGACTCGAGTGTCTCGACTGGACGGGCGGCCAGATCGGGGACAACGACGACGCGAACGAGGTCCGGGACGTGGATCTGAACCAGGTCCACTATCTCTCCGGGCCGGTCGAGGTCGCCGGCGCTGAACCCGGCGACCTGTTGAAGGTGACGTTGCTCGACATCGGGGCGCTGAACGACCGCTGGGAGTACGGCTTTACGGGCATCTTCTCCCAGCAGAACGGCGGCGGGTTCCTCACCGACCACTTCCCCGACGCGGCGAAGGCCATCTGGGACCTCGACGGGACCTACGTCTCCTCGCGACACGTCCCGGACGTGCACTACGAGGGGAAGATCCACCCCGGCCTCATCGGGACCGCGCCCTCAGAGGCCCTCCTCGAGGAGTGGACCCAGCGCGAACAGCAACTCATCGAGAAACACGAGGAAGACCCGGGTTCGATCCCGGACCACCCGACCGGCGAGTCGGAGCCGCCCGTGGCGAGCCCACCGACGGAAGAGGGCGCACAGCCCGGTGAAGCGTCCGGCGACGCGGCGGACCGGATCGCCGAGGAGGGCGCGCGGACGGTCCCACCGCGGGAACACGGCGGCAACTGTGACATCAAGGACCTCTCGCTCGGCTCGACGATCTACTTCCCGGTGTTCGTCGAGGGGGCGAAGTTCGGTATCGGAGACCTCCACGCCTCCCAGGGCGACGGGGAGATCACGTTCTGTGGCGCGATCGAGATGGCCGGCTACGTCGACCTGCAGTTCGAACTCGTGAAAGACGGGATGGACAAATACGGCGTCTCCCACCCGATCTTCGAGCCCGGCCACCGCGGGCCGAACTTCAGCGAGTACGTCGTCTTCGAGGGCTACTCCGTCGACGAGGACGGCGAACAGCACTACATCGACTCACACGTCGCCTACCGACGCGCCTGTCTCCAGGCTATCGACTACCTGGAGCAGTTCGGCTACACGCGCGAGCAGGCCTACGTGATCCTCGGGACCGTCCCGGTGGAGGGTCGACAGAGCGGCGTCGTCGACATTCCCAACGCCTGTTCGACTCTCGCCCTCCCGAAAGACGTCTTCGAATTCGACGTCAGTCCCGACGGCCTCGATGAGGCCCGCGACCGCGGGCAGATCACGATCACGGACGACCCGCTCTGA
- the yqeC gene encoding selenium cofactor biosynthesis protein YqeC: MDLVTALGAEGLVCVVGAGGKKSTLWQLAVRIDRAVVTATVRIPIFDPHVSAVSVTENPVEAIRGADTWPLGLVPEREGDRYLGYETETVERIAGTEPPDAVLVKADGARMREFKAPNDAEPRIPTATDTVLPLVSAHVVGKPLTDDYVHRVDRVAALTDLSPGEEIRPDNVARVVTSPNGGCKDVPDGATVVPVVNKVDDDADEEAARRIASAVLATDRVDRVALTRMIADDPIVAVLGD; encoded by the coding sequence ATGGACCTCGTCACCGCACTCGGGGCCGAGGGGCTCGTCTGTGTCGTCGGTGCCGGTGGGAAGAAATCCACCCTCTGGCAACTGGCCGTCCGGATCGACCGTGCGGTGGTCACGGCGACCGTTCGGATCCCCATATTCGACCCGCACGTGAGCGCGGTCAGCGTGACCGAGAACCCGGTCGAGGCGATTCGAGGGGCCGACACGTGGCCGCTCGGCCTCGTCCCCGAACGGGAGGGCGACCGCTATCTGGGATACGAGACGGAAACCGTCGAGCGAATCGCCGGGACCGAGCCTCCCGATGCCGTCCTGGTCAAGGCCGACGGCGCACGAATGCGGGAGTTCAAGGCCCCGAACGACGCCGAGCCCCGGATTCCTACGGCGACGGACACCGTCCTGCCCCTCGTCAGCGCACACGTCGTCGGCAAACCGCTAACCGACGACTACGTCCATCGGGTCGATCGCGTGGCCGCACTCACGGACCTCTCACCGGGCGAGGAGATCCGCCCAGACAACGTCGCCAGAGTAGTGACGAGCCCCAACGGTGGGTGCAAGGACGTACCCGACGGAGCGACGGTCGTCCCGGTGGTCAACAAAGTCGACGACGACGCCGACGAGGAAGCCGCCAGACGGATCGCGTCTGCGGTCCTCGCCACCGACCGGGTCGACCGCGTCGCGCTCACACGTATGATCGCCGACGACCCGATCGTGGCCGTGCTCGGCGACTGA
- a CDS encoding molybdenum cofactor guanylyltransferase, with the protein MRSGVILAGGYSTRFGSADKAVADLAGTPMIRRVADRLEAVVDEVVVNCRPDQRERLAAALADLDFPVTFAEDPEPDRGPMAGIETGLREASGEYAAVVACDMPFVDAEFVAYLFERARGHDAAVPQVEDEWFQTTQAVYRTESMAAACAEALADGEHRIVEPLFTLEYVVVDAEEIRTHADDDTFRNINTREELQAATEEF; encoded by the coding sequence ATGCGAAGCGGCGTCATCCTCGCGGGCGGGTACTCGACGCGGTTCGGATCCGCGGACAAGGCGGTCGCGGACCTCGCGGGAACACCGATGATTCGCCGTGTCGCCGACCGACTCGAAGCCGTGGTCGACGAGGTGGTCGTGAACTGTCGCCCGGACCAGCGAGAACGGCTCGCGGCGGCGCTTGCGGACCTCGATTTCCCGGTCACCTTCGCCGAGGACCCCGAGCCGGACCGGGGGCCGATGGCCGGTATCGAGACCGGACTTCGCGAAGCGAGCGGCGAGTACGCGGCGGTCGTCGCCTGTGATATGCCCTTCGTCGACGCCGAGTTCGTCGCCTACCTGTTCGAGCGAGCGCGGGGCCACGACGCGGCCGTCCCACAGGTCGAAGACGAGTGGTTCCAGACGACACAGGCGGTCTACCGGACGGAGTCCATGGCGGCGGCCTGTGCCGAGGCGCTCGCCGACGGCGAGCACAGGATCGTCGAGCCGCTGTTCACACTCGAGTACGTCGTCGTCGATGCCGAGGAGATCCGCACCCACGCCGACGACGACACCTTCCGGAATATCAACACACGCGAGGAGTTGCAGGCAGCCACGGAGGAGTTCTGA
- a CDS encoding CrcB family protein, with product MSEDHPLLTLEVIVLIAIGGFVGANARHLLAISTPRLWGTLLANALGSFCLGFVLYEAMYTGLLAEETRLAVATGFLSSFTTYSTFALETVQATPSLALLNVLGNYLFGFTGVVLGGGVASRLDGE from the coding sequence ATGAGCGAGGACCATCCGCTCCTGACGCTGGAGGTGATCGTGTTGATCGCCATCGGGGGATTCGTCGGCGCGAACGCGCGCCATCTCCTCGCCATCTCGACGCCCAGGCTCTGGGGAACCCTCCTCGCGAACGCGCTCGGGAGCTTCTGTCTCGGATTCGTCCTGTACGAAGCGATGTACACGGGGCTGCTGGCCGAGGAGACGCGACTCGCCGTGGCGACTGGCTTTCTCTCGTCGTTTACCACGTACAGCACCTTCGCGCTCGAAACTGTCCAGGCGACACCGAGTCTGGCCCTCCTGAACGTACTCGGGAACTACCTGTTCGGTTTCACCGGCGTCGTTCTGGGTGGTGGCGTCGCCAGCCGACTCGACGGGGAGTGA
- the crcB gene encoding fluoride efflux transporter CrcB yields MVPDLWLVGLGGVVGALLRYLTTTRLASDGFPTGTLTVNVVGSFVLGFVTVLGTGNAVVLFVGTGACGSYTTFSSFSFDTVRLWEDGEQVRAVAFAVGNLLGSIAAIALAWALARLAPV; encoded by the coding sequence ATGGTCCCCGACCTCTGGCTGGTCGGACTCGGTGGCGTCGTGGGGGCGCTCCTGCGCTATCTCACGACGACCCGTCTCGCATCCGATGGATTCCCGACGGGGACGCTCACCGTGAACGTCGTCGGGAGCTTCGTCCTCGGGTTCGTGACCGTCCTCGGTACCGGCAACGCGGTGGTGCTGTTCGTCGGCACCGGTGCCTGTGGCTCCTACACCACGTTCTCGTCGTTCTCGTTCGACACCGTCCGGTTGTGGGAGGACGGCGAGCAGGTGCGCGCTGTCGCCTTCGCCGTCGGGAACCTTCTCGGATCGATCGCCGCGATCGCGCTGGCGTGGGCGCTCGCCAGACTCGCTCCGGTGTGA
- a CDS encoding AmiS/UreI family transporter — protein sequence MSLYTVLGMGLVFVGMVLVVNGAWLLGIGSDRDVAVLNYFVGGLTFLIALWWAFGGSASEGTPFNAAGTLLFSFTYLWVGSNAWRGEEDQRALGWYCIMVTLLAIPTGLVVFQLGDIGLASLWWIWAVLWAAFWLILAVQKTEYTGLVGWYTLAVGVLTGGAGYVMAAGLWPWA from the coding sequence ATGAGTCTGTACACAGTGCTCGGAATGGGGTTGGTGTTCGTCGGGATGGTGCTGGTCGTCAACGGGGCGTGGTTGTTAGGCATCGGCTCGGACCGCGACGTAGCGGTCCTGAACTACTTCGTCGGCGGACTAACCTTCCTCATCGCACTCTGGTGGGCGTTCGGGGGGTCGGCATCTGAGGGAACACCGTTCAACGCGGCCGGAACGCTGCTGTTTTCGTTCACGTATCTGTGGGTCGGCTCGAACGCGTGGCGCGGCGAGGAGGACCAGCGTGCCCTGGGTTGGTACTGTATCATGGTGACGCTGCTGGCGATCCCGACCGGTCTGGTCGTCTTCCAGCTCGGTGATATCGGTCTCGCGAGCCTCTGGTGGATCTGGGCAGTCCTCTGGGCGGCGTTCTGGCTCATACTCGCCGTCCAGAAGACCGAATACACCGGACTCGTCGGCTGGTACACGCTCGCTGTCGGCGTCCTCACCGGAGGTGCCGGGTACGTGATGGCCGCAGGCCTCTGGCCGTGGGCCTGA
- the thsA gene encoding thermosome subunit alpha — translation MTQSAREWPDTVLADGTERLRERDVRDMNVTAGRVLADTIRTTLGPKGMDKMLVGDRGKVVVTNDGASILDRLEIEHPAAQELLRVAESQRDCIGDGTTTAVVLAGELLAEAADLVEKGLHPTTIDRGYRLALDRARSELAAQTIEIDPADTETLLNVAHTAVTGKWSDDEAAALLELVVEAAQSVERNGVVERRRITRTTIPGGAPTDSELVSGLAIDMGSSSTTLASLDVDLPTRIEDAGVALVDDQLTVEKADAITHVSVETPDQLERLADYEGAVYREQATGIADAGADIVFCQKSIDDEVLAALARAGILAVERTRQDELHKLARATGAEMVMRVDELTPEHVGRAGRIERRTVAGTHLAVVGDCPDSEQRSLLLRGGTEHVIAETKRLIENCLDDVTLAIETDGVVPGGGATEVALAATLRDAADGVAGREQLAVTAVADALEAIPRTLAASAGLDPIDTVLALRNRHDGGDETAGLDVTTGQVADMVDSGVLDPVQVKRHAITGAIEAATVLVGIDDVILATSDDESEHGHDHDHGHEGGHGGVEATGGYPWAVGH, via the coding sequence ATGACACAATCAGCGCGGGAGTGGCCCGATACAGTACTCGCAGACGGGACGGAACGGCTTCGTGAGCGCGACGTTCGCGACATGAACGTGACTGCCGGACGCGTTCTCGCCGACACGATCCGAACCACACTCGGCCCGAAGGGGATGGACAAGATGCTGGTCGGTGATCGGGGAAAGGTGGTGGTGACGAACGACGGAGCGAGCATCCTCGACCGGCTGGAGATCGAACATCCCGCCGCACAGGAACTCCTCAGAGTTGCGGAGAGCCAGCGCGACTGCATCGGAGATGGGACGACGACGGCCGTCGTACTGGCGGGGGAACTGCTCGCCGAGGCGGCGGATCTCGTGGAGAAGGGGCTTCATCCGACGACGATCGATCGGGGCTACCGGCTCGCTCTCGACCGAGCTCGCTCGGAGTTGGCTGCACAGACGATCGAGATCGACCCCGCGGACACGGAGACACTACTGAACGTCGCCCACACGGCAGTCACCGGGAAGTGGAGCGACGACGAAGCGGCGGCGTTGCTCGAACTCGTCGTCGAGGCCGCCCAGTCGGTCGAGCGGAACGGGGTCGTCGAGCGACGCCGTATCACTCGGACGACGATCCCCGGTGGCGCACCGACCGACTCCGAACTCGTCAGTGGCCTCGCGATCGACATGGGTTCCTCGTCGACGACGCTGGCGTCGCTCGACGTCGACCTGCCGACCCGAATCGAGGACGCCGGCGTGGCACTGGTCGACGACCAGCTCACGGTCGAGAAGGCCGACGCGATCACGCACGTCTCCGTCGAGACCCCCGACCAGCTCGAACGGCTCGCCGACTACGAGGGTGCGGTCTACCGGGAGCAGGCGACGGGTATCGCGGACGCTGGTGCCGATATCGTCTTCTGTCAGAAGTCGATCGACGACGAGGTGCTGGCCGCCCTCGCCCGGGCGGGAATCCTCGCCGTCGAGCGGACCCGACAGGACGAGCTGCACAAACTCGCCCGGGCGACCGGTGCAGAGATGGTCATGCGTGTCGACGAACTCACGCCCGAGCACGTCGGCCGCGCGGGGCGCATCGAGCGGCGCACCGTCGCCGGAACCCACCTCGCCGTCGTCGGTGACTGCCCCGACAGCGAACAGCGATCCCTGCTCCTGCGTGGTGGGACCGAGCACGTCATTGCGGAGACGAAGCGATTGATCGAGAACTGCCTCGACGACGTGACGCTGGCCATCGAGACCGACGGTGTCGTCCCCGGCGGCGGCGCGACGGAGGTCGCCCTCGCGGCCACGCTCCGAGACGCCGCCGACGGCGTCGCCGGCCGCGAACAACTCGCCGTGACCGCAGTCGCCGACGCACTGGAGGCGATTCCGCGCACGCTGGCGGCGAGCGCCGGCTTGGATCCGATCGACACCGTCCTCGCCCTTCGCAATCGTCACGATGGAGGTGACGAGACGGCCGGACTCGACGTGACGACCGGTCAGGTGGCGGACATGGTCGACAGCGGCGTCCTCGACCCGGTCCAGGTCAAGCGACACGCGATCACGGGTGCCATCGAAGCCGCGACGGTTCTCGTCGGCATCGACGACGTGATCCTGGCGACCTCGGACGACGAGTCCGAGCACGGCCACGACCACGACCATGGCCACGAGGGTGGTCACGGCGGCGTGGAGGCAACCGGCGGGTATCCCTGGGCCGTCGGTCACTAA
- the fmdA gene encoding formamidase: MPETVFEVDVDSDIADQPDPIVNRWHPDVPPAASVEPGEKFRVECLDWTGDQVVNDDSADDIRDMDLAPNHHLSGPIRVEGAEPGDMLVVDILDLGPFPDHEWGFNGIFELDNGGGFLTDHFPEARKSIWDFDGVYATSRHIPDVRFAGLSHPGIVGTAPSHELLEEWNEREQALIDRGPDDETAVNHETREEEPPLALPPESDDVLLGDLDDDEVDEAAAEAARTIPPRENAGNCDIKNLSRGSRVYLPVFVDGANLITGDLHFSQGDGEITFCGAIEMAGFIDLKVDLVKNGMEKMGTDYALFTPGNVEPQFSEYVVFEGYSVDEEGTQHYKNANVGMRRACLDAIDYLAQFGYTREQAYQLLSCVPVESRIAGIVDLPNTCVTVSVPKEVFEFDIDPDGLADETAPSTDRGDLAKPS; encoded by the coding sequence ATGCCCGAGACCGTATTCGAGGTCGACGTCGACAGCGACATAGCAGACCAGCCCGACCCGATCGTCAATCGCTGGCATCCGGACGTCCCGCCGGCAGCGAGCGTCGAACCGGGGGAGAAGTTCCGCGTCGAGTGTCTAGACTGGACGGGGGATCAGGTCGTCAACGACGACAGTGCCGACGATATCAGAGACATGGACCTCGCGCCGAACCATCACCTCAGTGGGCCGATTCGCGTCGAGGGTGCCGAACCCGGCGACATGCTGGTCGTCGATATCCTCGACCTCGGCCCGTTCCCGGACCACGAGTGGGGGTTCAACGGCATCTTCGAACTCGACAACGGCGGTGGGTTCCTCACCGACCACTTCCCGGAAGCGCGAAAGTCCATCTGGGATTTCGATGGCGTCTACGCCACCTCACGGCACATCCCGGACGTCCGATTCGCCGGGCTCTCACACCCGGGGATCGTGGGCACAGCACCCTCCCACGAGCTACTCGAGGAGTGGAACGAGCGCGAACAGGCGCTCATCGACCGTGGCCCGGACGACGAGACGGCCGTTAATCACGAGACCCGCGAGGAGGAACCGCCGCTGGCCCTGCCCCCGGAATCCGACGACGTGTTGCTCGGCGACCTCGACGACGACGAAGTCGACGAGGCGGCCGCGGAGGCCGCTCGGACGATCCCGCCGCGGGAGAACGCCGGCAACTGTGACATCAAGAACCTGAGCCGCGGCTCACGCGTGTACCTGCCCGTGTTCGTCGACGGTGCGAACCTGATCACGGGCGACCTGCACTTCTCGCAGGGCGACGGCGAGATCACCTTCTGTGGGGCGATCGAGATGGCGGGCTTCATCGACCTGAAGGTGGACCTCGTGAAGAACGGGATGGAGAAGATGGGGACCGATTACGCCCTGTTCACGCCCGGCAACGTCGAGCCGCAGTTCTCGGAGTACGTCGTCTTCGAGGGCTACTCCGTCGACGAGGAAGGGACCCAGCACTACAAGAACGCGAACGTCGGCATGCGCCGGGCCTGCCTGGACGCCATCGACTACCTCGCACAGTTCGGCTACACGCGCGAGCAGGCCTACCAGCTGCTCAGTTGCGTGCCCGTCGAGAGCCGCATCGCCGGTATCGTCGACCTGCCCAACACCTGCGTCACCGTCTCCGTCCCGAAGGAGGTCTTCGAGTTCGATATCGACCCCGACGGACTCGCAGACGAGACCGCGCCCTCGACCGACCGGGGCGACCTGGCCAAGCCGTCCTGA
- a CDS encoding carboxymuconolactone decarboxylase family protein: MTGRIPIVEPGESADEAVNDLLREATEDWYEDAAFFGAMAHRPTVFKRLVDTLGSFPQSDGLTPALLELVRLRIAACHECAYCGTVRTTDLRDEVEPKEAAVLGDEIDDTALSHRESLAVRLGELLSTDPHRISDDFFEDLESEFSTAELVELLLFCSLEVGLDRFTIALTLDTTAESPYPTGLEYPFSTRDQQDR, translated from the coding sequence ATGACCGGACGCATCCCGATCGTCGAACCGGGCGAATCGGCGGACGAGGCGGTAAACGACTTGCTCCGCGAGGCCACCGAGGACTGGTACGAGGACGCGGCGTTCTTCGGGGCGATGGCCCATCGACCGACGGTTTTCAAGCGCCTCGTCGATACGCTCGGTTCGTTCCCCCAGTCCGACGGCCTCACGCCCGCGTTGCTGGAACTGGTCCGACTCCGGATCGCCGCCTGTCACGAGTGTGCCTACTGTGGGACGGTCCGGACGACGGATCTCCGGGACGAGGTCGAACCGAAGGAAGCGGCCGTCCTCGGCGACGAGATCGACGACACAGCGCTCAGTCACCGAGAGAGTTTGGCCGTGCGGCTCGGCGAGTTACTCTCGACGGACCCTCACCGGATCTCGGACGACTTCTTCGAGGACCTCGAGTCGGAGTTCTCGACGGCGGAACTCGTGGAACTCCTGTTGTTCTGTAGCCTCGAAGTCGGACTCGACCGGTTCACGATCGCACTGACGCTCGATACGACGGCGGAGAGCCCGTACCCGACGGGACTCGAGTATCCGTTCTCGACTCGCGACCAGCAGGACCGGTGA